In Maniola jurtina chromosome 19, ilManJurt1.1, whole genome shotgun sequence, the genomic stretch GGAATAttccaataggtacatacctacctacgttttaaACGTGAAGACTGAAGTGCTGAAACTATCGAAAATGATTGGCATTCTAATCAAAATAGGCCTACCTGCTTGATCGTGTACTCTTGTGCCGGTCATAGTACGATAGTAtctctaaaacaattttttcgtTTAGTTTAGatgcctatatttttttttgtgaaaaatgcacgaaaaaatgaaaacattttaaaaattatacataaaatagCTAGAGTACAGTAAAGAGTACCTTATTCCGatatttattacctacactGCATCCAGTATAAATAAAACAGCATAATCACAGAATTAGGTTACAAAACAGCTTATGGATGAAAAACATACCTGAATAGTTACATAGTTACCTAGTTACAATGTTATGGTGACAACTTATTGTAATAACAGCTAACCATTAACTAACTTAAACACAAGAAAGCAAATGCAATACTAACCTATTCTCTTGTTGAGATGTGGAGTGTTCCTTCCCGGCTCCTCTTCCTCAATATCCATGTCGAAGGAAAACGGAAAACTCTTGGTTGATCCTACAAACCCGGCGGCCATAACAATAATATCTTTCGCAACGTAACGTAAACAACCGTCCGCAATGCGTTAGAAGCCGATACTAGCGTGAACAGTCTATataatctacctacctataggtatgtaAGTGTGCTGGAGGGAAACGAATAAACGATACGGCGCGGCGGCGCACGCCGCTGCCTGGGaaggattttatattttactagctgatgcccgcagcttcgcccgcgtggattggtcagatcccctgcagcatcaggattgaggagttgaaatccaaattttttatgaaacaatgtcgcaaagttcctctatcgattaaaaaagaaatgacgcaaatcggttcagaaatctcggagatttcggtgtacataggtagaaaaacacaactccctttttgaaagtcggttaaaaaagtagcctatgttactccctggtcaattctctacttgtctgtgaaaatcccgtcaaaatcggttcagccgttccgaagattagccttttcaaacagacagacagacagacagacaaaaattttaaaaacgtgtgattccgttatggtatcgttcaaataaccatatgaccttaatatgcggtagttatttcgatattacagacagacactccaattttatttattagtatagatactagaggatgcccgcgaattcgtccgcgtggctttaggtttttaaagatcccgtgggaactctttgattttccgggataaaaagtagcctatgtccgtccccgggatataagctaaccctgtaccaaatttcatcagaatcggttaaactgttgggccgtgaaaaggtagcagacagacagacagacactttcgcaatGGATGTACCTACATGAACGTTGAACGATAAAGTATAAATGAGCGTTTCATAAAACTTGGTTCCGTATAGTTATCGCCATCATTATCAACAAGTAACAgtcatcgccgactcactagcTGAACACAgatctctcagaatgaaaagcgTTTTGTCATATTATtgcagtttcttgctggttcttctcggtaggaactaggaacggcattccgaaccagtggtaaattattttgaccatTCAAAAGACGACATtatctataaaatatagtatacctatttaggtaggtacttgaaaaattaattagtattttcaattttcaaagtaatataatgtgaaggattatttaaatgatacgaaagcttgagaatgagttgccaatcagctttgatagttctaatatgtataagtgaaaatttaacaattctGATCATCCAAAGGAgtacaaattgtacctacctactttgaataaatgattttgactttaactTTGGAGTATCACATAAAATGGCTTTACCTGAGTAAAGCCAtttgacataacatattatagtacagtggggccactaaaaattgtgaaataaaaaattttcaaaagaaaaataagaccgacttcaaaaaccacaaacactaaaaagtaataaataatttttgtttagctacacgtgtaaactTGGACAcgcttggatttctaattttttttttataatatgctcgctcgacttcataccttaggtacattacacgtgtagtagctaaacaaaaattatttgttaCCTTTTGgcttttagtgtttgtggtttttatttttcttttgaaattttttctataagtacctgatttttatttatgatttattgtgcaaattgtcgaaaaaatatcagagtacggaaccctcggtgcgagtctgactcgcacttgaccagttttttccttttgtggtacagACTCCTAATAAAACACTTTGTTAGGTGAAAAATACATACTgaaaagatttaattaaaataatattttttttaattcaagtgtatagttttgatattttttttccaGTGTGTCATATATGGAATCTACAccatttgtttacctttttgtaaaaaagatCAATACAAGTGGGTAGATAAAAAACATGTGATATAATTAGTATGTGTCATGTGCTACCAAGCTCAATAAACGTGTTTAACCTTACTCTCGTATTATTTGAACATAATACAGTGTTTGATAATCACTGTACATCTTATACCCAAGCTGTTTACACTTCTCTAGTTGACTTCCTTTGCCAACCCAGGCTGATTGCCATACTCCTGAGTTATTTGTCAGTTTCTCAACAAACACTGCAATCACCACGGCCAGCTCATAATTATTGCTGCAGGACAGATGTTTGACCGACTCACTCTCAATGATACCAGCCCAATGGATAGTGTATTGCTCAGCTTccttattcaaatattttttaaagaaatcatTAACTCTATTCCAAGATGCAGCCGTCTCATCTGAATGtaatgatttaaataaaattttgaattcaGAATTATTAAAAACAGCAAGTTGATGCAACATATTTATGATGCCCATTCCAAAGTAAGCTGTATGGGATAATacagcatattttattatattgttttgtaCATAGTTGCCCAATCTTGTAGGATGCATCAGTGAAGTTATCACCAACTTCGCAAACATTACCTGATTCCTGCGATCAGTCTCGCGAAAAGCTTTCCagcttttctttaaaaatcctctATGAGGTACAGTGTAAGGGGAAAGGTTAACAATACTCTTGGAGAAATATTTTGTTAGATTATGAAAGGTTTTCGCTTTAGCTCTCATTACAAATAAAGCTGCCATCgcaaagaaatattttaaagaatttcTGCCTTTCATATTGTGTTCCCATGCATCAAGGAGTCTGTTACATGCAGTACAGAACTTAGCATTTTCCACTGGACCATAAATTGTTTCATTTGCGGGACTTTGGTTAGTGGGATTATCTCGTTTTAACCTATACCATTGTAGGGTTGTTATACTTGGTACAGGTTTAGAACCAGATGGTGCACTGGTTGATGGGCCATTTTCCTGGTCTTTTGTAGTTTCTTGTTCAGAGCTAGTTTCCTCTTCATTTTCTGAGTCATGATCTGTTTCAGAATTATTGTTGGTGATATCATCGTCTACTTTGTTCATACATTCATCTACATCGATATCTAATTGATTAGCACCCTGTTCATTGTTCAATTGATCCTTTTCATTGTTCCTCTTCTCTAACACTTTATTTAGATCGTACTTTAATTTGTCATCtggtgttaaaaaaaataagttaccaTTCTCACTGTATTCTGATTCAGGCCATATAAATTCTTCAGAGCTTGAGGAGATTGGCATAATGGCTACCACCGCCAATGTAAGATCCCTAGCATTTAACCCTTTTTGAATCTTTCCacccaaataaaaattaaggtaACGGCTGATAATGTTTCTCTGGACCTTAAGTTCTTTGACAGCTGCCGGGAATTGGTCTTGTGAAGCAATTTCGAGACACCTGCTGTCACTCCATTCTTTAATTTCCGGTTGGTGTGGATTTTTTGTATCCATGGCACTTCGATAAATCTgaaatataggtataaaaaaatttaacttacatacttaaatatgggaaaaccggtcaagtgcgagttggaattgtatacgaagggttccgtgccgttgtacaaaaaacactttttaatctCACACCTAGCCCACCGTGCAGTCGACACCTCGTaaaagttaatgacggactggaGGCTTGATGTAGTGTAGTTTAGtgcctaaattattatttgttcaagaacatattttactcaatttatttttgcggtgtaaccataaattcacaattttcagattttttcttttatttacttgtgctataacctAGCTGCTACATATCTATGCTACCTGCcgaatatcatgattctaggttaacgggaagtacatAGTAGCCTAATAAAGCCTTATACCCTTTCATCAAAACAATTAACCAGCTATGGGCTGTGAAAATTGATGCAAGAATTTATGTATGCAATAATTGCAGCTATTGCTCCCATACGGCATGATAGAAggaaaactaacaaacaaatattatataatttagcATTCATAATAAGGAAAATCCACTTATAAATACCTGCTTATTTCAAGATATAACTACTTCAGTTTTATTTGTTACAAATGGATCCAGAACACTTGCAAGTTtcatgtcattttttttttgttgattctCTGTAATTCTGTAATGACTAATCCTATTCTCGTTATTCTCTTATTCTTTTAATATCgtgataaattaaattactgTCCGGAAAGGaaatcaaaagtcaaaactcaaaaattcCGGGAAACCCCTGCTCAGAAAGTATTAGACCATAAACAATAATGAAGAAGGCATAGAAGGAAGTAAGCTAAAATTATTAGTACGGTGAAaccgggtaactttagaaatgtaataaacatacaaaagtTAACGTTGGACAAAATAATagataaaaaaaccaaaaacactaaaaagtagaaaataatttttgtttagctacacatgtaatgtacctaggtatgaagtcgaccgagcatattaaaacaaaattagaaatccaagagtgaagctcgcccgacttcatacctaggtacattacatgtgtagctaaacaaaaattattttctactttttagtgtttttggtttttgaagtcggttttatttttcttttgaaaattttttatttcacaatttttagtggccccactgtactataatatgctatgcccagttaaaaccctactgtttactaagctattacagtgatcgcgagcaatttgctcttatccattgaggagttctgttctccatctccgaagatattcatcagatcttcaccaaatttatatgggaccacctgcacagtataccctttcaaacaaaaaaaaaattttcaaatcggtccaggggtctttgagtaatcggggaacatacataaaaaataaaaaaaaaaaaaaaaaaaaaaagatcccgacgaattgagaacctcctccttttttggaagtcggttaaaaatcggttcaatggaTTTCAGCTTGGAGAACACCGCGGCCAAGTCAGCGACTTGGCCGCAGATAACATGGCTGCAATATCCGTCTCTTCCTTTCTCTATGGTCCACCCTGCTTTATGATCAAAACTTAATTATTCTGTGATTATTTCGATTTCGGCTGTGTGCACACCAGGTGCACACTCATAGGGCTGATTCGATGcactcgtaatttttttttttttttttaaaaaagaatattagccatgttaaatgactacactagcggcacgctatgatggccggtttgacacattacaatagtgatgtggaatgtcaatttattctcgaacaaaaaacaattaagttttgtttttgtacctgattaaataggtttaataaaacaaaaatgtatatgtttatttaatttatttgaacgaactgaatatttgaacgaaaatgaatatacatactttatatgcacacaagaaacatatgaatacaaaagataccaaaaaaggtgccacaaaaggccataattaatcagattcgtccatactactattttcactgtcgtcactgctatcatcacatacattaataattatatgttcgttttctatgtATATTCTtattgaacagagtccaaattaacgagcaagggtcaacagtaatgcagtatcaatatttgaaatccaaagccaggtcaaaactatatcacaatcgcattgcactgacagtttatacttttcgaagcaacgtcaattcgaaactgctttgttttgcattgagcattgacgcgagtttgccggaggtagtagttgtgctagccagcgatcctatgtgacgatcgtattagatttcattttaaaaaatttattgatatttttttgcgatttcagaggtttgtccacatagtgaaaattgttcatattcacaagtacattcaccccttaaatggtgcaaactgatttttctacacttgtatacatttaagaaatcaatttaataaataaattttgagtcctaaacctaaaactacattcgataaaatttatgaatctctgcacatcactatcgtcaataaagtaatacaattatttccttcaaagtcgttatcattTGAGCTAGTTCAGACATGGCGGATTCCGCGCGGATGCAAATCGCGCGGTTGAACCGCGCGGATCCTAATTACATTAGCGCCTTACAAATCGTTCATACCTGTCCGCACGGATTGACAATCCGCGCGGCTCAACCGAGAAAATGAATTCGCGCGGTCGCCGCTCGGTTTTATTTACTTGACGTACCTAGAGGGCGTTCAGTTGCTCCGCGGAAGCCGCGCGTATCGGACGGTGACAATGGATCGCTTCGACACCGAGCTATTCATCGATGAGGTGGAAAAAAGACCTGCTTTGTGGAACATCCAATGTGCAGAATATTCTAACAAAACGATTAAAAACGGAGCTTGGCAGGAGCTGGTGGAGATTTTTGGAGAAAATGAGGATTCTTTGGAAAAGAAGGTTCTTTTTGGTCAGTAGAcatttaattatacattttaccagGGTAGTTTACATGTTTTGTAATAGACAGTCCACCCCAAATAACTGAAATGTGTATAACGTTGTTTGGCGGTACGTAACGAGCGCGGGAAAACTATCACGTTACCACAGTAACGTATAGCTATTAACTGTAATATGTACAACCCACCAACGCGACGCGCCATCTTGAGTTTAGTTATTTGGCGCGAACtgtaacaattttaatttcatattttcgTGTCTTGCCATTCTACACGACCCTCATTCACAAAGTAATTAGCATATTTGTCTCTAATGTTTAATGATGATGGTGTACCCCTTCCTGCATGTAATGTAATAAGATTACTCATTGGCGCAGTATGTAAAGTATCTTCATACTGTATACCATCTCTAGTTCTAACAAAATTGTGTAGCACGCAACAGGCCTTTATTATGTCTTCGGCAAAGTCTATATTCACGTTTATAGGCCTATGAAAAATGCGCCACTTGTTTGCCAGAATTCCGAAAGTGCATTCAATAAAACGTCGAGCTCTTGATAAcctgtaattaaatatttttttttcatatgatagcccttTACCTGCATAGGGTCGCATTACATTTTCGGATAAACCAAACGCTTCATCGCCAACTATGACGTATGGCAATGGTTTAGGATCTGTTTCAGATATTGGTTTAGGTTTTGGTATGTGTAATGACTTTTCTATTAACCTTTTATAAAatgctgaatttttaaaaattgcagaATCACTACTTTTTCCGTAAGATCCGATATCTATGAAAGTAAAACAATAGTTACTATCACAAAGTGCCAACAGTACTatggaaaaaaaagttttgtaattataatacaAAGAACCCGAATCTTTGGGTTTTGTAATCCTTATATGCTTGCCATCTATGGCGCCTATGCAATTGGGaaaatttgcatatttttcaaaatctttagCTATTTTCTTCCATATATCTTCGCTGGGTTCAGGCATGACGTTTTTTGTGACTTTTTCCCACAGAGTTTCACATACTTCACGGACAATTCCTGTGATTGTAGATTTGCCAAGACGAAAGTTGTAATGTAGTTCTCCAAAGGAACAACCAGTACCCAGATAGgtatctgaaaaataaaatattaatctgTATCGTTTTGAAAGTCTGCCGGGTCCGCTAGTTAAAGCATAATGAGTGTCTTGAATTACCTAACCGCtactgtatttatatttgttaAAGATAGTGATTTCTGTTCCAGGTgtatcattacaaaaaaaatggaaGAACATCCGTGATGCTTATAATAAGGAATTCAAGAAAGGCAAATCAATTCCTTCTGGTTCTGGTGCATGTAAAGGTTCAAAATACATGTATTTCGACCGGCTTTCTTTTCTTCAGAAGACGAtagaaaacaaagaaactatcACAAACATAGATGAAGCCAAAAATGAAGAAATTCGGAACATTGACCAAAAGCTAGATAATTTTGTAAATGCACGTGAAATACAACCGGTACCCAATAAAAGGAagaaaactaaaattacttCAGAAGAGCGATTGGCTAACATATTAGAAAATAGTATTGAATCAAGAGATAAAATACAAAGACAAATACAAGAAAGTATGTCAAagcaagatgatgatgataaactttTTTGCATGTCATTGTATAAAGAGTTAAAGAAAGTTCCAGAAAATAAACGATTGGCTACTAAAATTGAATTGCTCCAGGTAATACAGAAAGGGCAGAAATTACCATCGCCTATTCATATCACGAGCCAGCAAAACACGCCTAATGCAGTATTTTGGCAAAACCAACAATATTCAAACCCACAAGGATATTTCACTGGATATTCTACAATAGTACCAGGAGAGTCTCCATCGCCTTTATCATGCAATAGCACTGACGATTCACAGTCTTCtatagtacaaaatatatattctgacgtataaaataaatatcttaccTTAATGTGATCACGAGTTTTTCTTCTGGGGACACGCTTGACCTCATATGGGTATCattagattcaatttgtttactCATCATTTCTAATAATTCATCAAATGAATTTATCGACATTCTCAAATAATTGAAGAATTTTGGTTCAAAACTTCTTAATTTTGGATATAAAGTCTGAAACTGACCATGAGTAAACCGA encodes the following:
- the LOC123874956 gene encoding uncharacterized protein LOC123874956; translated protein: MDTKNPHQPEIKEWSDSRCLEIASQDQFPAAVKELKVQRNIISRYLNFYLGGKIQKGLNARDLTLAVVAIMPISSSSEEFIWPESEYSENGNLFFLTPDDKLKYDLNKVLEKRNNEKDQLNNEQGANQLDIDVDECMNKVDDDITNNNSETDHDSENEEETSSEQETTKDQENGPSTSAPSGSKPVPSITTLQWYRLKRDNPTNQSPANETIYGPVENAKFCTACNRLLDAWEHNMKGRNSLKYFFAMAALFVMRAKAKTFHNLTKYFSKSIVNLSPYTVPHRGFLKKSWKAFRETDRRNQVMFAKLVITSLMHPTRLGNYVQNNIIKYAVLSHTAYFGMGIINMLHQLAVFNNSEFKILFKSLHSDETAASWNRVNDFFKKYLNKEAEQYTIHWAGIIESESVKHLSCSNNYELAVVIAVFVEKLTNNSGVWQSAWVGKGSQLEKCKQLGYKMYSDYQTLEKKYQNYTLELKKILF